In Brachybacterium saurashtrense, the genomic stretch CGCGCCGGCCGCCTCGGCGTCCGGTCTCTCTCCGTCCGGTTCCTCTCCCGCCGGCCTCTCGGCCTCCGAGGCCGCCGCGCGCGAGGACAGCGGGCGCCGTCTCGCGCTCGCTGCCGCGGTGCCGGCGGCCCTCGCGCTGCCCGCCGACCTGCGCGAGCGCGGCATGCTCGGCGACGCGGGCGCGAACGTGCTGGGGGCGGCGGTCGGCACGGCCGTGAGCCGGCGCCTGCCCGCCGGGGCCCGGCTGAGCGTGCTCGCCGTCGTCGTCGCCCTCACCCTCGCCAGCGAGCGGGTCTCGTTCAGCGCCGTCATCGACGACACCCCGGCGCTGCGCGCGCTGGACCGTCTGGGCCGACGGCGCGACCCCGCGGCGAAGGAGCGTTGATGGACCGCACCGTCCCCGCGACCGCCGCCTCGCGGCGCGCGGCGATCGCCCGCTCCGTGCTGCGAGGGGCCGGCGTGATCCTCGTCGTCACCGTGTTCGCGCGGATCGCCGGCTTCGTGCGCTACCTGGTGTTCGGCGCGAGCGTCGGCGCCGGCGACGTCGGCACCGCGTACACCACGGCGAACATGCTCCCGAACGTCCTGTTCGAGGTGACCGCCGGCGGCGTGCTCGCCGCCGCCGTGGTGCCGCTGATCGCGGGCCTGGTCCCGGAGGGGCGGGGCGGGGGCGACGCCCCGGTCCGCGGACCGGTGGCGCACCCCGTCGCGACGGCGGACGACGCCGCGTCGACGCCCGCGGACACCCCCACGCCCCGCGCGGTCCCCGGCGCTCCCTCGACGCCGGCCGGCGCGGCGGGACCCTCGACGGCCGGGGCCGAGGGTCCCTCGGCGGCGGGGGCCGTGCTCGCCGACAGGATCGTCTCCGCGCTGCTCACCTGGACGCTGCTGGGCACCGGGCTGCTCGCGGTCGGGATGATCGCCCTGTCCGGCCCGCTGGCGCACCTGCTGCTGGCCGCGGAGTCCCCGGACGCCGCGGGCATCCCGCTGGGTGCGGCACTGCTGAGGATCTTCGCGCCGCAGCTGCCGCTGTACGGGATCTCGGTGGTGATGGCCGCGTACCTCCAGGCGCGCAAGCGGTTCCTGTGGCCGGCGATGATGCCGCTGCTGTCCTCGGTGGTGGTGATGATCTCCTACCGGGTCTACGCCCACCTCGTGCCCTCGGTCGCCACCGCCACCACCATCGATCCCGCGGCCGTGCGTTGGCTCGGGTGGGGCACCACCGCCGGGGTGCTCATGATGGCGCTGCCCGTCACCGTCAGCGCGCTGCGCGCCGGGCTGCGGCTGCGGCCCACCCTCACCATGCCCGAGGGGATCGGGCGGCGCGCCCTCGCCCTCGGCGGGGCCGGGCTCGGGGCCGTGGGCGCCCAGCAGGTGGTCCTGGCCCTGGTGATGGTGCTGGCGATGCGGGCCGGCGGCGTGGGCACCCTGCCGGTGTTCCAGTACGCCCAGGCCCTGTACCTGCTGCCCTACGCGGTGCTGGTGGTGCCGCTGGTCACCTCCGTGTTCCCGCACCTGTCCGAGCTGCGCCTGGTGGGCGACCGCGCCGGGTTCGCCCAGGTCGCCGCCGCCTCCGTGCGCACGGTGATGGCGGTCTCCGTGATCGGTGCCGCGATGCTGCTGGCCGTGGGGCCGGCGCTCGAGCAGTTCTTCCGGCTCATCGACCGGGCCGGCGCCACCGGTGTGGGCGCCACCACCGCGGGGCTCGCGCTGGGCCTGGTGGGCTTCGCGGTGGCCACCCAGTGCACCCGGATCCTCTCCGCCGCACTGCGGGCCCGCGACGCGCTGCTGGTGGGCTCGATCGGCTGGGTGGTCGCCGCGGTGATGATCCTCCTGCTCGTGCTGCCCAGCCCCGAGCGCTCGGCCGCGGAGGCCTCCACCGCCTTCGGCCTCGCCATCGCGCTGGGCATGGGGATCGGCGGCCTGGTGGGCCTGTTCCGGATCGCCGACGTGCTCGAGCACGGCTGGCACCTGCCGCAGGTGCGACGCACCGCGCTGCTCGTCCCGGTGGCGCTGCTGGGCGGGGGAGTGCCCGGCATGCTGCTGGGCAGGCAGCTGGTCACCGCGGATGCCGGCGAGGTGCGCACGGTGCTGATCGGCGTCCTCTGCGGCGTGGTCGCCGCACTGCTGTCCGCCGCGATCATGGCGGCGGCGGATCCGGACATCACCCGCCGGCTGCTGCGCCGGGTCCGGGCCGGCCGGCACGGCGTGGGCGGCGACGCGCCGTGACCGTGCTGCTGGTGCGTCCCGCGGCGAGCGGCGGCCTGGCCGCGCACGTCGACCACGAGCTGCGCCTCCTGCGCGAGGCGGGCGCGGCGGTGCGCGAGGCGCCGGTGCGAATCCGGGAGCGGCCCCACCCGCTCGAGGACCTGCGCACGGTGCGCGCGCTGCGTCGCACGGTGGCCGACACGCCCGGCGCCACCACGGTCCACGCCCACGGCCTGCGGGCCGGCGCGCTCGCGGCGCTCGCGGTCACCGGCCGGCGGAGGGACCGTCTCGTCGTCACCCTGCACAACCGCACCGTGGGCTCTCGGCCGGTCCGCACCGTCGGCGCCCTGCTGCTGCGCGTGCTGGCCCGGCGCGCCGACGTGGTGCTCGCCGTCTCCCCGGACCTCGCCTCGGACGCTCGCCGGGCCGGCGCGAGGGACGTGCGCCATGCAGTGATCCCGGCCCCGCGCACCGCCCCCGGGCCGGACCCGAGCCGCCCGGACCGCCCCGGCGAACGGGCTCCCTCCACCGACGACGCCCCCGCAGAGGACCTGCAGGACCGCACGGGTGCCGCGCACGACGAGGCCGGCGCCGCACCCGACGAGGCCGGCGCCGCGACCCTCGAGGTGCTCGTGATCGCGCGCCTCGCCCCGCAGAAGGGACTGCACGACCTGCTCGAGGCGGCCCGCCTGCTGCGGCAGAGCGGACCGGTGCGGGTGCGGATCGCCGGCGAGGGACCGCTGCGCGAGGAGCTCGCCGTCCGGATCGAGGCGGACCGTCTCCCGGTGGAGCTGCTGGGCCGCCGCGAGGACGTCCCCGCCCTGCTCGCCGCGTGCGACGCGGTGGCCTCCGCCGCGCACTGGGAGGGGCAGCCGGTCGCCCTGCAGGAGGCGCTGCGGGCCGGGGCGGCGATCGTCGCCACGGACGCCGGCGGGACCCGCTGGGTCACCGGCGACGCCGCGTCCCTGGTGCCCGTGGGGGACGCGGCCGGGCTGGCCCGCGCGCTCGCGGCGCTGCGCGACCCGTCGGCGCGCGACGCGGCGCGGGCCGCGTCCCGACGGCGTGCCCACGAGCTGCCCGACGACGAGGCGCTGCGCACCCAGCTCGCCGAGGTGCTCGCCCCGGGCGCACGCACCTGGTAGGTTGGCAGTCCGTGGCAGACAGCAGCGCAAGCACCCCCCAGTCAGGCACCGGACCTCTCGGTCGGATCGGCGCGGCCGCGGCCGCCAAGCCCTTCCGGAACCCGGGCATCACCAAGCACATCTTCGTGACGGGCGGCGTCGTCTCGAGCCTCGGCAAGGGGCTGACCGCCTCCTCGCTGGGCATGCTCCTGCGCAGCCGCGGGCTGCGCGTGACGATGCAGAAGCTCGACCCGTACCTCAACGTGGATCCGGGCACCATGAACCCGTTCCAGCACGGCGAGGTGTTCGTCACCGACGACGGCGCCGAGACCGATCTCGACATCGGCCACTACGAGCGCTTCCTCGACGAGGACCTCACCGCCAACGCCAACGTCACCACCGGGCAGGTGTACTCCCGCGTGATCGCCAAGGAGCGCCGCGGCGAGTACCTGGGCGACACCGTGCAGGTGATCCCGCACATCACCGACGCCATCAAGGAGTCGATGCGCTCCCAGGCCGGTGAGGACGTGGACGTCATCATCACCGAGATCGGCGGCACCGTGGGCGACATCGAGTCGCAGCCCTTCCTAGAGGCGGCGCGGCAGGTGCGCCAGGACGTGGGCCGCGACAGCGTGTTCTTCGTGCACGTCTCCCTGGTGCCCTTCATCGGCCCTTCCCAGGAGCTGAAGACCAAGCCCACCCAGCACTCCGTCGCGGCGCTGCGCTCGATCGGCATCCAGCCCGACGCGATCGTGCTGCGCAGCGACCGGGAGCTGCCCTCCTCGGTGAAGTCGAAGATCTCCTCGATGTGCGACGTGGACCTCGATGCGGTGGTGACCTGCGCGGACGCCCCCTCGATCTACGAGATCCCGCTGGTGCTGCACGGCGAGGGCCTGGACGCCTACGCGATCCGTCGCCTCGACCTCCTCAGCCACGACGTGGACTGGAGCCAGTGGGAGGAGCTGCTGCGGCGCGTGCACGAACCGGCCTACGAGGTCACCGTGGCCCTGGTGGGGAAGTACGTGGACCTGCCGGATGCGTACCTGTCGGTGACCGAGGCGCTGCGCGCCGGCGGCTTCCACCACAGCGCGACAGTGCGCCTGCGCTGGGTCGAGTCGGACCGGTGCGCGAGCGAGGACGGCGCCGCGGAGCAGCTGCGGGACGCCGACGCGATCGT encodes the following:
- a CDS encoding CTP synthase, which translates into the protein MGAAAAAKPFRNPGITKHIFVTGGVVSSLGKGLTASSLGMLLRSRGLRVTMQKLDPYLNVDPGTMNPFQHGEVFVTDDGAETDLDIGHYERFLDEDLTANANVTTGQVYSRVIAKERRGEYLGDTVQVIPHITDAIKESMRSQAGEDVDVIITEIGGTVGDIESQPFLEAARQVRQDVGRDSVFFVHVSLVPFIGPSQELKTKPTQHSVAALRSIGIQPDAIVLRSDRELPSSVKSKISSMCDVDLDAVVTCADAPSIYEIPLVLHGEGLDAYAIRRLDLLSHDVDWSQWEELLRRVHEPAYEVTVALVGKYVDLPDAYLSVTEALRAGGFHHSATVRLRWVESDRCASEDGAAEQLRDADAIVVPGGFGVRGVDGKVGALRHARTHGLPALGLCLGMQSMVIEFARTELGLAGAHSTEFDPATSHPVVATMAEQEDIVSGSGDLGGTMRLGAYDHTLAEGSLAARTYGTTEVAERHRHRYEVNNAYRAQLEEAGLHVSGTSALEDGRELVEFVELDPQVHPYYIGTQAHPELKSRPTRAHPLFAGLIGAAVERQRQTRLLEVTPPRREDSPVETALQDAPDGAEEE
- a CDS encoding glycosyltransferase, which encodes MTVLLVRPAASGGLAAHVDHELRLLREAGAAVREAPVRIRERPHPLEDLRTVRALRRTVADTPGATTVHAHGLRAGALAALAVTGRRRDRLVVTLHNRTVGSRPVRTVGALLLRVLARRADVVLAVSPDLASDARRAGARDVRHAVIPAPRTAPGPDPSRPDRPGERAPSTDDAPAEDLQDRTGAAHDEAGAAPDEAGAATLEVLVIARLAPQKGLHDLLEAARLLRQSGPVRVRIAGEGPLREELAVRIEADRLPVELLGRREDVPALLAACDAVASAAHWEGQPVALQEALRAGAAIVATDAGGTRWVTGDAASLVPVGDAAGLARALAALRDPSARDAARAASRRRAHELPDDEALRTQLAEVLAPGARTW
- a CDS encoding murein biosynthesis integral membrane protein MurJ translates to MDRTVPATAASRRAAIARSVLRGAGVILVVTVFARIAGFVRYLVFGASVGAGDVGTAYTTANMLPNVLFEVTAGGVLAAAVVPLIAGLVPEGRGGGDAPVRGPVAHPVATADDAASTPADTPTPRAVPGAPSTPAGAAGPSTAGAEGPSAAGAVLADRIVSALLTWTLLGTGLLAVGMIALSGPLAHLLLAAESPDAAGIPLGAALLRIFAPQLPLYGISVVMAAYLQARKRFLWPAMMPLLSSVVVMISYRVYAHLVPSVATATTIDPAAVRWLGWGTTAGVLMMALPVTVSALRAGLRLRPTLTMPEGIGRRALALGGAGLGAVGAQQVVLALVMVLAMRAGGVGTLPVFQYAQALYLLPYAVLVVPLVTSVFPHLSELRLVGDRAGFAQVAAASVRTVMAVSVIGAAMLLAVGPALEQFFRLIDRAGATGVGATTAGLALGLVGFAVATQCTRILSAALRARDALLVGSIGWVVAAVMILLLVLPSPERSAAEASTAFGLAIALGMGIGGLVGLFRIADVLEHGWHLPQVRRTALLVPVALLGGGVPGMLLGRQLVTADAGEVRTVLIGVLCGVVAALLSAAIMAAADPDITRRLLRRVRAGRHGVGGDAP